In one Solanum dulcamara chromosome 1, daSolDulc1.2, whole genome shotgun sequence genomic region, the following are encoded:
- the LOC129880142 gene encoding membrane-anchored ubiquitin-fold protein 6-like, producing MAVQELVEIKFRLADGSDIGPNKYASSTTVASLKDKLIKEWPKDKDNCPRTTNDVKLINAGRILENSKTLGESRLPAVEVPGGVITMHVVVRPPVNDRNNDKLDDDSLKKGGCSCTIL from the exons ATGGCTGTACAAGAGCTGGTTGAGATCAAATTTAGGCTTGCTGATGGAAGTGATATTGGGCCAAATAAGTATGCATCTAGCACTACTGTGGCATCTCTCAAAGATAAGTTGATTAAAGAGTGGCCAAAAG ATAAAGATAATTGTCCAAGGACGACAAATGACGTGAAGCTTATCAATGCTGGAAGGATCCTTGAAAATAGTAAAACTCTTGGTGAATCCAGACTTCCAGCCGTTGAAGTTCCAGGAGGTGTCATCACTATGCATGTTGTTGTACGGCCCCCCGTTAATGATAGAAACAATG ATAAGCTGGACGATGATTCCCTTAAAAAAGGCGGGTGTTCTTGTACAATCTTGTAA
- the LOC129880167 gene encoding uncharacterized protein LOC129880167, with the protein MGEEAEERQEESIQNPNPNRITQTQFLSWKRQKDADALARKAEVSRKRAEDIAAGAVQMNGRELFLHEPWVFDNSLY; encoded by the exons ATGGGAGAAGAAGCAGAGGAACGTCAAGAAGAATCAATTCAAAACCCTAATCCAAATCGCATTACACAAACCCAATTTCTTTCCTGGAAACGCCAAAAG GACGCGGATGCATTAGCTAGAAAGGCTGAAGTCTCAAGAAAGCGTGCAGAGGATATAGCTGCAGGGGCAGTGCAAATGAATGGTCGTGAACTTTTCTTGCATGAGCCCTGGGTCTTCGATAACTCCCTTTACTGA